The Engystomops pustulosus chromosome 4, aEngPut4.maternal, whole genome shotgun sequence genome contains a region encoding:
- the MTHFS gene encoding 5-formyltetrahydrofolate cyclo-ligase isoform X1, with product MATIQAAKRALRAQLKQRLAALSDLEKLRQSQAVTRKLLSHHRYQSAQRIAVFLSMSDEVQTGDIIRDIFHQGKLCFIPRYQPRSTHMDMVRLGSLEEINQLPVTTWNIRQPGEEDCREEALATGGLDLVLVPGLGFDKEGHRLGRGKGYYDTFLERYSRHLSEKPYTIALAYQEQICDSIPVTENDFEIDEIICAGALEMPEK from the exons ATGGCGACGATACAAGCCGCTAAGAGGGCGCTCAGGGCTCAGCTGAAGCAAAGGCTGGCAGCCCTTAGCGACCTGGAGAAGCTCCGGCAGTCCCAGGCTGTGACACGGAAG TTGCTCTCTCACCACCGTTACCAGTCAGCTCAGCGCATTGCTGTGTTTCTGAGTATGTCCGATGAGGTTCAGACTGGAGACATCATACGTGATATATTCCATCAAGGCAAGTTGTGTTTCATTCCACGTTACCAGCCCCGCAGTACACATATGGATATGGTGAGGCTCGGTTCACTGGAGGAAATCAACCAGCTACCAGTAACCACATGGAATATCCGCCAACCCGGAGAGGAAGACTGCCGAGAGGAGGCACTGGCCACTG GCGGCTTGGATCTTGTGCTTGTACCAGGACTTGGATTTGACAAGGAAGGTCACCGTTTGGGGAGAGGTAAAGGATATTATGATACTTTCTTAGAACGCTacagccgccatctttctgaaaaACCGTACACCATCGCATTGGCTTATCAAGAGCAGATTTGTGACTCCATCCCTGTAACAGAGAATGATTTTGAAATAGATGAAATCATCTGCGCCGGAGCGTTGGAGATGCCTGAGAAATGA
- the MTHFS gene encoding 5-formyltetrahydrofolate cyclo-ligase isoform X2 yields the protein MSDEVQTGDIIRDIFHQGKLCFIPRYQPRSTHMDMVRLGSLEEINQLPVTTWNIRQPGEEDCREEALATGGLDLVLVPGLGFDKEGHRLGRGKGYYDTFLERYSRHLSEKPYTIALAYQEQICDSIPVTENDFEIDEIICAGALEMPEK from the exons ATGTCCGATGAGGTTCAGACTGGAGACATCATACGTGATATATTCCATCAAGGCAAGTTGTGTTTCATTCCACGTTACCAGCCCCGCAGTACACATATGGATATGGTGAGGCTCGGTTCACTGGAGGAAATCAACCAGCTACCAGTAACCACATGGAATATCCGCCAACCCGGAGAGGAAGACTGCCGAGAGGAGGCACTGGCCACTG GCGGCTTGGATCTTGTGCTTGTACCAGGACTTGGATTTGACAAGGAAGGTCACCGTTTGGGGAGAGGTAAAGGATATTATGATACTTTCTTAGAACGCTacagccgccatctttctgaaaaACCGTACACCATCGCATTGGCTTATCAAGAGCAGATTTGTGACTCCATCCCTGTAACAGAGAATGATTTTGAAATAGATGAAATCATCTGCGCCGGAGCGTTGGAGATGCCTGAGAAATGA
- the ZFAND6 gene encoding AN1-type zinc finger protein 6 isoform X1, with protein MNMAQETNHNQAPLLCSNGCGFYGNPRTNGLCSVCYKEYLQRQNSSSSGRNSPPVVSVGSGVEASTPQHVVNSTVDEPAESVAPQTQASSLPQPESASSLQDETTDDRTAESKEAQDCRLSEKGFSLSSIEKGGVQRSVFQEVSRRGKRKHNETEQTLDSDDAAASDSAQNSSEEQERSPQKAKVKKPNRCHMCRKKVGLTGFDCRCGNVFCGTHRYSDVHSCSYDYKADAAEKIRKENPVVVGEKIQKI; from the exons ATGAACATGGCGCAAGAAACCAACCATAACCAGGCTCCTCTACTTTGTTCTAATGGTTGTGGCTTCTATGGTAATCCACGTACCAATGGGCTCTGCTCCGTCTGCTACAAAGAATATCTACAAAGACAgaacagcagcagcagtggtagaAATAGTCCTCCAG TGGTGTCAGTGGGAAGTGGGGTGGAGGCTTCCACTCCGCAGCATGTAGTCAATTCAACAGTGGATGAACCCGCAGAGTCTGTGGCTCCTCAGACACAAGCCAG CTCTCTTCCCCAACCGGAGTCTGCCTCCTCTTTGCAAGATGAAACTACAGACGACAGGACTGCTGAATCGAAAGAAGCACAAG ATTGCAGACTCTCAGAGAAGGGTTTCAGTTTATCGAGCATAGAAAAGGGGGGAGTTCAGCGCAGTGTGTTTCAAGAAGTCTCGAGAAGGGGGAAGAGAAAGCATAATGAAACAGAACAGACGTTAGACAGTGACGATG CCGCAGCTTCAGACAGTGCACAGAATTCATCTGAGGAACAAGAGCGCTCCCCACAGAAGGCCAAGGTCAAGAAGCCAAACCGTTGCCACATGTGCCGCAAAAAAGTtggactcacag GCTTTGACTGCAGATGCGGTAATGTATTCTGCGGGACACACCGTTACTCTGACGTGCACAGTTGCTCCTATGACTATAAAGCTGATGCAGCTGAAAAGATCAGGAAAGAAAACCCAGTTGTGGTTGGAGAGAAGATCCAGAAGATTTGA
- the ZFAND6 gene encoding AN1-type zinc finger protein 6 isoform X2 produces MNMAQETNHNQAPLLCSNGCGFYGNPRTNGLCSVCYKEYLQRQNSSSSGRNSPPVVSVGSGVEASTPQHVVNSTVDEPAESVAPQTQASSLPQPESASSLQDETTDDRTAESKEAQAAASDSAQNSSEEQERSPQKAKVKKPNRCHMCRKKVGLTGFDCRCGNVFCGTHRYSDVHSCSYDYKADAAEKIRKENPVVVGEKIQKI; encoded by the exons ATGAACATGGCGCAAGAAACCAACCATAACCAGGCTCCTCTACTTTGTTCTAATGGTTGTGGCTTCTATGGTAATCCACGTACCAATGGGCTCTGCTCCGTCTGCTACAAAGAATATCTACAAAGACAgaacagcagcagcagtggtagaAATAGTCCTCCAG TGGTGTCAGTGGGAAGTGGGGTGGAGGCTTCCACTCCGCAGCATGTAGTCAATTCAACAGTGGATGAACCCGCAGAGTCTGTGGCTCCTCAGACACAAGCCAG CTCTCTTCCCCAACCGGAGTCTGCCTCCTCTTTGCAAGATGAAACTACAGACGACAGGACTGCTGAATCGAAAGAAGCACAAG CCGCAGCTTCAGACAGTGCACAGAATTCATCTGAGGAACAAGAGCGCTCCCCACAGAAGGCCAAGGTCAAGAAGCCAAACCGTTGCCACATGTGCCGCAAAAAAGTtggactcacag GCTTTGACTGCAGATGCGGTAATGTATTCTGCGGGACACACCGTTACTCTGACGTGCACAGTTGCTCCTATGACTATAAAGCTGATGCAGCTGAAAAGATCAGGAAAGAAAACCCAGTTGTGGTTGGAGAGAAGATCCAGAAGATTTGA